Proteins from one Rhodohalobacter mucosus genomic window:
- a CDS encoding S41 family peptidase gives MFRTLFSIFTASLFLFINMNPAAAQVDAPYFTSHPTLTPDGEHILFSYESDLWMVPSQGGQAVRLTAMDGIETRPEVSPDGQWVAFSSEQYGNMDVYIMPIEGGEIRQLTFHQAADEVEGWSWDSQTIHFTSSRENRFSTWQISLNGGTPARVFSHYHNTDHNAAAHPDGRIFFNTSWESKNQAHRKRYRGSFAPQIESWNPETGKYEVHTDFNGKDMWPAIDRTGTIYFVSDEHNGEYNLYRLTAGGKERLTSFPTSIKHPSVSANGEKVVFTRDYRLWVFDTALAEASLAEVRLAGNSTLSQMQDFSVSGNISGFDVSPDKKKLAFVSRGELFVSDADGRFIRRLDTAKEGRVMEVKWQADNKTLLFTQTWNGYQNLYRIAADGSAAEEQLTEDMQNNRSLSLNGDRTKGVYLSGRGEVRLLDVETGDSETVVEDEIWDIRASAPSFSPDDRFILYTAYRDFEQSLFLYDTEEERVIQITDTFVSETSPVWSPDGRYIYFQTNRTEPSFPYGMRDADIYRIALDRIEPEFRSDRISKLFEEDGEESEKDSVVTVTIREEGLDDRWEQVGQSFGTQSSPFVTLDGEKTVVLYRSNHDEGRTAWWKTTFEPFESPKTEKIGGTESWSGSIVEAGGSHWVLLGGEIHKMNVSAGTVEKIETRHTFRRNLRDEFTQMFEEMWANFEANFYIETFHGTDWEEVREQYRAFLPHVRTRDNLRELKNDMLGEVNSSHVGFSSSGDEEDVYYGTMTQATGILFEPDDPYVVKRIVRQSPAWHHAETIEPGDRLVRVNGTDVDPNVNRESYFSAPSGDEEITLAFDRGRNSYEIKVEPASYFSIRNLLYDEWIDERQKLVDEASDERIAYVHMKNMGGGELQHFKEEMVSEGKRRDALILDLRYNTGGNVHDEVLRFLSQRPYLYWGYREGELATQSNFTPAAKPIVMLINQQSLSDAEMTAAGFRELGLGTLIGMETYRWIIFTSGRSLVDGSFYRLPSWGVYTLTGENLERTGVAPDIRINNSFSDRMSADDPQLNRAIQYIMEQLGEE, from the coding sequence ATGTTCAGAACTCTTTTTTCCATCTTTACCGCCTCTTTGTTCCTGTTTATTAATATGAATCCGGCCGCCGCTCAGGTCGATGCGCCCTACTTCACATCCCACCCAACCCTTACGCCCGACGGTGAACACATTCTTTTCAGCTACGAAAGTGATCTCTGGATGGTTCCCTCACAGGGCGGGCAGGCCGTTCGCCTCACAGCCATGGATGGGATTGAAACCCGGCCGGAAGTGTCGCCCGATGGACAGTGGGTTGCCTTTTCATCAGAGCAGTACGGAAATATGGATGTGTATATAATGCCCATTGAGGGGGGCGAGATTCGTCAGCTCACGTTCCACCAGGCCGCAGATGAAGTGGAGGGATGGAGCTGGGATTCGCAAACCATCCATTTCACCTCAAGCCGTGAGAACCGGTTCAGTACATGGCAGATCTCCCTCAACGGAGGCACCCCTGCACGTGTCTTCAGCCACTACCACAATACCGACCATAATGCAGCCGCTCATCCCGACGGCCGCATCTTTTTCAACACCTCCTGGGAGAGCAAAAACCAGGCACACCGCAAGCGCTACAGGGGTTCCTTTGCACCGCAGATAGAATCCTGGAATCCGGAAACCGGGAAGTACGAGGTTCATACGGACTTCAACGGAAAAGACATGTGGCCAGCGATCGACCGTACCGGGACGATCTATTTTGTTTCGGATGAGCATAACGGAGAATACAATCTCTACCGGCTCACTGCCGGCGGAAAGGAGCGTTTGACATCGTTTCCAACCTCCATCAAACACCCGTCTGTCAGCGCCAATGGGGAGAAGGTGGTGTTTACCCGCGACTACCGGCTTTGGGTGTTTGATACAGCCCTTGCGGAAGCTTCACTGGCAGAGGTGCGTCTGGCGGGGAATTCCACGTTGTCGCAGATGCAGGATTTTTCGGTATCCGGCAATATCAGCGGGTTTGACGTTTCACCCGACAAGAAAAAGCTGGCGTTTGTATCAAGGGGCGAGCTTTTTGTGTCGGATGCGGACGGCAGGTTTATCCGCCGGCTTGATACGGCAAAAGAGGGCCGCGTGATGGAGGTGAAGTGGCAGGCCGACAACAAAACCCTCCTGTTTACACAAACCTGGAATGGTTATCAGAATCTGTACCGGATTGCCGCAGACGGCTCAGCTGCAGAGGAGCAGCTTACGGAGGACATGCAGAATAACCGGTCGCTTTCACTAAACGGCGACCGCACAAAGGGTGTCTATCTGAGCGGCCGAGGCGAGGTGCGGTTGCTGGATGTGGAGACCGGTGACAGCGAAACGGTGGTTGAGGATGAGATTTGGGATATCAGGGCTTCAGCCCCTTCTTTCTCTCCGGATGATCGCTTCATCCTTTACACAGCCTACAGGGATTTCGAGCAGAGCCTGTTTTTGTACGATACAGAGGAAGAGCGAGTTATTCAGATTACGGACACCTTTGTATCGGAAACGTCACCGGTTTGGTCGCCCGACGGCAGGTATATTTACTTTCAGACCAACCGCACCGAACCGTCCTTCCCCTACGGAATGCGCGATGCCGACATCTACCGGATTGCACTGGACCGGATTGAGCCCGAATTCAGGTCCGATCGCATCAGCAAACTGTTTGAGGAGGATGGTGAGGAATCAGAGAAGGACTCCGTGGTTACGGTAACCATCCGGGAAGAGGGCCTTGACGACCGCTGGGAGCAGGTGGGGCAGTCGTTCGGCACCCAGTCGTCGCCATTTGTAACGCTCGACGGGGAAAAAACGGTGGTACTCTATCGCTCCAATCACGACGAAGGGCGCACCGCATGGTGGAAAACGACATTTGAGCCTTTCGAGAGTCCAAAAACGGAAAAAATCGGGGGTACGGAATCATGGAGCGGTTCCATCGTGGAGGCAGGAGGTTCGCACTGGGTTCTCCTGGGAGGGGAGATTCACAAGATGAACGTATCGGCCGGAACCGTTGAAAAAATTGAAACCCGGCACACATTCAGGCGAAACCTGCGCGACGAGTTCACACAGATGTTCGAAGAGATGTGGGCCAACTTCGAAGCCAACTTTTACATTGAAACCTTCCACGGCACCGACTGGGAAGAGGTTCGGGAACAGTACCGTGCCTTTTTGCCGCATGTTCGCACGCGCGACAACCTGCGGGAGCTTAAAAACGACATGCTTGGCGAGGTCAACTCATCACACGTAGGATTTTCGTCGTCAGGAGATGAGGAGGATGTCTATTACGGTACCATGACTCAGGCAACCGGGATCCTGTTTGAGCCGGATGATCCCTATGTGGTAAAGCGAATAGTCCGGCAGTCACCCGCATGGCATCATGCCGAGACGATCGAACCCGGCGACAGGCTGGTGCGTGTAAACGGAACGGACGTGGACCCGAACGTTAACAGGGAGTCGTACTTCTCGGCTCCTTCAGGCGATGAAGAGATCACCCTGGCTTTTGATCGCGGCAGGAATTCTTATGAGATAAAAGTGGAACCGGCCAGCTACTTTTCGATTCGCAACCTGCTGTACGACGAATGGATTGACGAACGGCAGAAGCTTGTGGACGAAGCCTCAGATGAGCGAATTGCCTACGTGCATATGAAAAACATGGGCGGCGGAGAACTGCAGCACTTCAAGGAAGAGATGGTATCGGAGGGCAAGCGCCGTGATGCTCTGATCCTGGACCTTCGGTACAATACCGGCGGCAATGTGCACGACGAGGTGCTCCGTTTTCTTTCTCAGCGTCCATATCTCTATTGGGGGTACCGCGAAGGAGAACTTGCCACGCAGTCCAATTTTACACCGGCGGCGAAACCCATTGTGATGCTGATCAATCAGCAGAGCCTCAGCGATGCGGAGATGACTGCCGCCGGTTTCAGAGAGCTGGGCCTGGGCACTCTCATAGGCATGGAGACTTACCGGTGGATCATCTTCACAAGCGGCCGGTCGCTGGTAGACGGGTCGTTCTACAGGCTGCCATCCTGGGGCGTATATACCCTTACCGGTGAGAACCTGGAAAGAACCGGTGTTGCACCCGATATCCGGATCAACAACTCGTTTTCTGATCGTATGAGTGCTGACGATCCCCAGCTTA